The window GGAGCTGGATCTCGTAGGCCTCCATGCCATGGGCGCTTTCCTCCTGCAGGGCAAGACCCACAGGACCCAGCAGGGCGCCTGCACTGGAGAGCTTCAAAAGCTCGCGCCGGGAAATCTTTTCCATAGGTACCTCCTACACCAGGTAGTAGACCCGCGGCTTGGTGCCCGCTTCCTCCTTTAGGCGCATCACATTGGGTTGTTTGATGAGCTGCGAGACCAAGGAGGAGGGATCCTCGAGGTCCCCGAAATAGGTGGCCCGGCCGATGCAGGTGACCACGCACTGGGGCAAGAGGCCCCGCTCAATGCGGTGCAGGCAGAAGTGGCACTTGCGCACCTTGTCCATGGGCCCCGCCTCGTCGTCCCGGTTCACCTTCTTCCCCCACTCGTACACCGGGAGCTCCTCGTAGGGCATCTGCCCTTGGCCGGGGGTGTTTTCCGTCCAGAAGTACCCGTCGTCCTTGTGGCGGGAGTTGTAGGGGCAGGGGGGGATACACTTTTCGCATCCCACGCAACGCTCATAGTCGATCTCCACAATCCCGTCCTTCCGCTTCCAGGTGGCGTCGTAGGGACAGGCGGGAACGCAAGGGGGTTCATCGCACTGCATGCAGGGTTGGGGCACGAAACGGTAGGTGACCTTGGGGAAGACACCTATTTCCTGCTCGCTCACAGGCCGGTAAACCACCCCTGGGGGTAGGCGGTTTTCCGCCATGCAACTCACCGTACAGGCGTGGCAGCCCACGCACTTCCGGAGGTCGATCACCATTCCCCAGCGCCGGTTGGGGTTCTTGAGGGCCCGCTCCAACTCCTTATGCATCCGCAGAAGGACGTCCTCCTCCTCCGGGGTAGGGGGTGTGGCCGGGGCCTGGGGCAGGCCCTGGGCCAAGCCGGGTGCCACCATGGAGGCGAAGACAGCGCTGGCCATCTTGGTCAGAAAGCGCCGCCGCTCCACGGACGACTCCGGATTTGTCCGGATTTCCTGATCCATCCCTCACCTCCTCTCGTCCTTACGCTAAGGAGGCTTGGTGGGGCCAGGTAGCGGTGTGTGGACGGACATTCCTGTCGGATGAATTTCCGACAGCCCACGGGACATCTATACCCCTTAGCCCCGTTATTCTGGGAGTAATGGGA is drawn from Thermus neutrinimicus and contains these coding sequences:
- a CDS encoding 4Fe-4S dicluster domain-containing protein; amino-acid sequence: MDQEIRTNPESSVERRRFLTKMASAVFASMVAPGLAQGLPQAPATPPTPEEEDVLLRMHKELERALKNPNRRWGMVIDLRKCVGCHACTVSCMAENRLPPGVVYRPVSEQEIGVFPKVTYRFVPQPCMQCDEPPCVPACPYDATWKRKDGIVEIDYERCVGCEKCIPPCPYNSRHKDDGYFWTENTPGQGQMPYEELPVYEWGKKVNRDDEAGPMDKVRKCHFCLHRIERGLLPQCVVTCIGRATYFGDLEDPSSLVSQLIKQPNVMRLKEEAGTKPRVYYLV